In Lysinibacillus sp. FSL M8-0337, the following proteins share a genomic window:
- a CDS encoding argininosuccinate synthase yields the protein MANKKVVLAYSGGLDTSVAIPWLKEQGWDVIAVCLDVGEGKDLEFVKNKALQVGAIESYMVDAKDEFAEGYALISLQAHTWYEQKYPLVSALSRPLISKKLVEIANQVGADAVAHGCTGKGNDQVRFEVSIKALNPDLEVLAPVREWGWSRDEEIEYAMKHNVPIPATLDSPFSIDQNLWGRANEAGVMEDPWVSPPEEAYGLTVSVENAPNEAEYVEIEFIAGKPVSLNGKEMKLADLIQELNAVAGAHGVGRIDHVENRLVGIKSREVYEIPGAKVLLTAHKELEDLTLVKELAHFKPVIEKKLSELIYDGLWFSPLRDALQAFLAESQQYVNGTVRVKLYKGHAIVEGRKSPNSLYNEKLATYSKEDQFNHASAVGFIELWGLPTVVNSSVNKK from the coding sequence ATGGCAAATAAAAAAGTAGTTTTAGCATACTCAGGCGGTCTTGATACTTCTGTAGCAATTCCGTGGTTAAAAGAACAAGGTTGGGACGTTATCGCAGTTTGTCTAGACGTTGGTGAAGGAAAAGATCTTGAATTTGTAAAAAATAAAGCACTTCAAGTAGGTGCTATTGAATCATATATGGTGGATGCGAAAGATGAATTCGCTGAAGGATACGCACTTATTTCATTACAAGCACATACTTGGTACGAACAAAAATATCCATTAGTATCAGCACTTTCTCGTCCTTTAATTTCTAAAAAGTTAGTGGAAATTGCTAACCAAGTGGGTGCGGATGCGGTTGCTCACGGTTGTACAGGTAAAGGAAACGACCAAGTTCGTTTCGAAGTGTCAATAAAAGCATTAAATCCAGATTTAGAAGTACTAGCTCCTGTACGTGAGTGGGGTTGGAGCCGTGATGAAGAAATCGAATATGCAATGAAACATAATGTACCGATTCCGGCAACATTAGATTCACCATTCTCAATTGACCAAAACTTATGGGGCCGTGCAAACGAAGCAGGCGTAATGGAAGATCCTTGGGTATCTCCTCCAGAAGAAGCGTATGGCTTAACGGTTTCTGTTGAAAACGCACCAAATGAAGCTGAATATGTAGAAATCGAATTTATTGCTGGTAAACCTGTATCTTTAAACGGCAAAGAAATGAAACTTGCTGATTTAATTCAAGAACTAAATGCAGTAGCAGGTGCGCACGGTGTTGGTCGTATCGACCATGTTGAAAACCGTTTAGTTGGTATTAAATCTCGTGAAGTATACGAAATTCCAGGTGCAAAAGTACTGTTAACTGCTCATAAAGAGCTTGAAGACTTAACACTTGTGAAAGAACTAGCACACTTCAAACCAGTGATTGAGAAAAAATTATCTGAATTAATATATGATGGTTTATGGTTCTCTCCTTTACGTGATGCATTACAAGCATTCCTTGCTGAATCACAGCAATACGTAAATGGTACAGTACGTGTGAAACTTTACAAAGGTCATGCCATTGTAGAAGGACGTAAATCACCAAACTCATTATACAACGAAAAATTAGCAACATACTCTAAAGAAGACCAATTCAACCACGCATCTGCTGTAGGCTTCATCGAATTATGGGGTCTGCCAACAGTGGTTAACTCTTCAGTTAATAAAAAATAA
- a CDS encoding SDR family NAD(P)-dependent oxidoreductase: protein MKMNKKTIFVTGATSGVGLKITELLVAQGHHVYATGRNEVALKTLQRLGANVIQADLTSLTAIDEVCAQLPPLDVAIFSAGVGKFAIAPLLSDEHISEMLELNVRVPMYLAKRLAAPMIAHEQGQLIFIGSQAGKVATPKASVYAATKHAIVGFTNGLRMELAPYNIKVTAIHPGPIDTPFLDKVNDESGYRESLGRFLLTPEEVAQATVKTIERPVREVNLPKIMGLTSKLYALAPATIEFLAKPLFNKK, encoded by the coding sequence ATGAAAATGAATAAAAAGACAATCTTTGTAACAGGTGCAACGAGTGGTGTAGGGTTAAAAATTACAGAATTATTAGTTGCACAAGGTCATCATGTGTATGCAACAGGGCGTAATGAAGTAGCGTTAAAAACATTACAACGTTTAGGTGCCAATGTTATACAAGCTGATTTAACGTCACTTACAGCCATTGATGAAGTATGTGCGCAACTGCCTCCGCTCGATGTAGCCATTTTTTCTGCGGGAGTTGGTAAGTTTGCTATTGCGCCGTTGTTATCGGATGAACATATAAGCGAAATGCTGGAGCTCAATGTGCGCGTGCCAATGTATTTAGCAAAACGTCTAGCTGCACCAATGATTGCGCATGAACAGGGGCAACTGATTTTTATCGGTTCACAGGCCGGCAAGGTTGCTACACCGAAGGCTAGTGTTTATGCGGCAACAAAGCATGCCATTGTTGGTTTTACCAATGGTCTGCGTATGGAGCTAGCACCCTATAATATTAAAGTAACAGCCATTCACCCGGGACCAATTGATACACCATTTTTAGATAAAGTGAACGATGAAAGCGGATATCGTGAGTCTCTAGGTCGATTTCTTTTAACACCTGAAGAAGTGGCACAGGCGACAGTAAAAACGATAGAGCGCCCAGTTCGAGAAGTAAACTTGCCAAAAATCATGGGCTTGACGAGTAAACTATATGCGTTAGCGCCTGCTACAATCGAATTTTTAGCCAAACCACTATTCAATAAGAAATAA
- a CDS encoding MBL fold metallo-hydrolase yields the protein MSIHKIEIPTPYEVGDVNAFIVKGDALTIFDVGPKTMEAYDALKWGIRAAGFDLRDIEQVVLTHHHPDHAGWVDAFPHAEILGHAYNDKWLRHDEDFLRYHEQFYSERLFEHGVPQAYIEHSVHVRRELELVGERPLTQILYDGDEVPGHPGLKVFETLGHAQSHFIFWDEKLHYVIGGDLLLEKITPNPLIEPPLDRTSGRPKSLLQYNASLEILRQLPVNIMYTGHGANLEEIPALIDKRLERQHQQSMKVYELLGNDQLTVVQMTKRLYPSIFQHQLGLTLSKTLGHLDYLEANHLVVSVKNEAGIYFFKRK from the coding sequence TTGTCGATACACAAAATAGAAATTCCAACACCCTATGAAGTAGGAGATGTCAATGCATTTATTGTCAAAGGTGATGCATTAACGATTTTTGATGTTGGTCCGAAAACAATGGAAGCTTATGATGCACTGAAATGGGGTATTCGGGCAGCTGGCTTTGATTTACGAGATATTGAACAAGTTGTGTTAACCCATCACCATCCCGATCATGCAGGTTGGGTGGATGCTTTTCCACATGCAGAAATTTTAGGCCATGCCTATAACGATAAATGGTTACGACATGACGAAGATTTTTTACGTTATCATGAGCAGTTTTACAGTGAGCGTTTGTTCGAACACGGGGTTCCACAGGCATATATTGAGCATAGTGTCCATGTACGACGAGAATTAGAGCTTGTAGGGGAGCGACCATTAACTCAAATTTTATACGATGGCGATGAAGTTCCAGGTCATCCTGGGTTAAAAGTATTTGAAACATTAGGGCATGCGCAAAGTCATTTTATTTTTTGGGATGAAAAATTACATTATGTAATTGGTGGAGATTTATTATTAGAAAAAATAACACCTAATCCATTAATCGAACCTCCTCTAGATCGCACATCAGGTCGACCAAAATCATTGTTGCAATATAATGCTTCACTAGAAATATTGCGTCAATTGCCAGTGAATATCATGTATACAGGGCATGGCGCAAATTTAGAAGAAATACCAGCTCTCATTGATAAGCGACTAGAAAGACAACACCAACAATCTATGAAGGTCTATGAGTTACTAGGAAATGATCAGTTAACAGTTGTACAAATGACAAAGCGTTTATATCCTTCGATTTTTCAGCATCAACTAGGCTTGACATTGTCTAAAACACTTGGACATTTAGATTATTTAGAGGCAAATCATCTTGTGGTTTCCGTGAAAAATGAGGCAGGTATCTATTTCTTTAAAAGAAAGTAG
- the proC gene encoding pyrroline-5-carboxylate reductase, which yields MKKILFIGAGSMAEALMQGWIKQNVFTPHEIYVTNRSDKERLQFLHDTYGVQTSIEDAIYQQADLIILAMKPKDAIKAMLELKNKMTEHTAILSILAGIAISTITEQLGLRPVARVMPNTSATIGMSASGIAFNAQVSATQRAMFLQLLEAVGSVIEVEEDQLHAVTALSGSGPAYIYYLMEAFERVGMEVGLSKDTVRLLMTQTLAGTAEMLKQSIDEPDVLRKKVTSPGGTTEAGIKALEQYQFNAAIEACIKEAEARSRALAKSK from the coding sequence ATGAAAAAAATTTTATTTATCGGTGCTGGCTCCATGGCAGAAGCATTGATGCAAGGTTGGATAAAACAAAACGTATTTACACCACACGAAATTTATGTCACCAATCGCTCAGATAAGGAACGTTTACAGTTTTTACACGATACGTATGGCGTCCAGACTAGCATTGAGGATGCGATATACCAGCAAGCAGACTTGATTATTTTGGCGATGAAACCAAAGGATGCCATCAAGGCAATGCTTGAACTGAAAAACAAAATGACTGAACATACGGCCATTCTATCCATTTTAGCTGGTATTGCTATTAGCACGATCACTGAGCAATTAGGATTACGTCCAGTCGCTCGCGTAATGCCTAATACATCTGCAACAATTGGCATGTCGGCAAGTGGCATAGCATTTAATGCGCAAGTATCGGCTACACAGCGTGCCATGTTTTTACAATTATTAGAAGCTGTTGGATCTGTAATTGAAGTGGAGGAAGACCAATTGCATGCCGTTACAGCACTCTCTGGAAGTGGTCCTGCTTATATTTATTATCTAATGGAAGCTTTTGAACGGGTTGGTATGGAAGTGGGGCTGTCAAAAGATACTGTCAGACTTCTTATGACCCAAACGCTCGCTGGTACAGCTGAAATGCTCAAACAATCTATTGACGAACCTGATGTCCTTCGTAAAAAAGTGACAAGTCCAGGTGGTACAACAGAAGCTGGCATTAAAGCACTTGAACAGTATCAATTTAATGCCGCGATTGAAGCTTGCATTAAAGAAGCAGAAGCTCGATCTCGCGCACTTGCAAAAAGCAAATAA
- the namA gene encoding NADPH dehydrogenase NamA, which translates to MTKLFAPYQLQSITLKNRIVMAPMCMYSAKEDGLVTPFHLVHYATRAAGQIGLILLEATAVVPEGRISSNDLGIWDDTHIEGLQQLVTNMQAYGAKTGIQLAHAGRKATVEGDIFAPSAMAFSDAYKTPREMTLADIDNVIEAFKNAAVRARQAGFDVLEIHGAHGYLISEFLSPATNKRSDQYGGSQENRYRLLRQVIDAIRSVWEGPLLVRVSAEDYAQDGTTMEDFIVFSRWMKSQGVDLVDVSTGGVVQADIHPFPGYQVPHAEAIKLGANIPTGAVGLITIAQHAEEILQNNRADLIFLGRVLLREPYWPLHAAKELGAKIEPPVQYVRGW; encoded by the coding sequence TTGACTAAATTATTTGCACCATACCAATTGCAATCAATTACCTTAAAAAACCGCATTGTCATGGCCCCCATGTGTATGTATTCTGCGAAGGAAGACGGACTTGTAACACCATTCCATCTTGTGCATTATGCAACACGCGCCGCTGGGCAAATTGGTTTAATACTATTGGAAGCTACTGCAGTAGTACCTGAAGGGCGCATCTCTAGTAATGACCTTGGTATTTGGGATGACACTCATATCGAAGGGTTACAACAATTAGTAACAAATATGCAAGCTTACGGAGCGAAAACGGGCATTCAGCTTGCTCATGCAGGACGTAAAGCAACTGTAGAGGGTGACATCTTTGCCCCTTCAGCGATGGCTTTTAGTGATGCTTATAAAACACCACGTGAGATGACACTTGCCGATATTGACAATGTTATTGAAGCCTTTAAAAATGCAGCTGTGCGCGCTCGTCAAGCAGGCTTTGATGTGTTGGAGATTCATGGCGCACATGGCTATTTGATTAGTGAATTTTTATCACCTGCAACAAATAAACGTAGCGATCAATACGGTGGCTCACAGGAAAATCGCTATCGCTTATTGCGTCAAGTTATTGATGCCATCCGAAGTGTCTGGGAAGGTCCCCTACTCGTTCGTGTATCTGCTGAAGACTATGCACAAGATGGCACAACAATGGAGGACTTTATCGTTTTTAGTCGATGGATGAAATCACAAGGCGTAGATTTAGTGGATGTCTCTACTGGCGGAGTCGTACAGGCAGACATTCATCCATTCCCTGGCTACCAAGTGCCACATGCGGAAGCGATTAAACTTGGCGCAAATATTCCTACTGGTGCAGTGGGTCTAATTACAATTGCGCAGCATGCAGAAGAAATATTGCAAAATAATCGTGCTGATTTAATTTTTTTAGGTCGTGTTTTATTGCGCGAGCCTTACTGGCCTTTGCATGCTGCCAAAGAACTCGGCGCAAAAATCGAACCGCCCGTGCAGTATGTTCGTGGTTGGTAA
- a CDS encoding LLM class flavin-dependent oxidoreductase produces the protein MENYRINQSAGLEFGLYSLGDHIPNPLTGHRISAQQRIQELIEMSQLAEQAGIDVFGVGESHQSYFTTQAHTVVLGAIAQATTKIKIASSATVLSVSDPVRVYEDFATIDLISDGRAEIVAGRGSRVGAYHLLGVNLQDYEEIFEEKLALLKKLNEEELVSWEGQYRAPLHNAQVLPHPKNGALPIWRAVGGPPASAIKAGYMGIPMMLTTLGGPAINFKPSVDAYREAADRSGFDAEKLPIATTSLFYVADTSKEALQNMYPHLNGGFQAIRGGGYPKQQFAEAIDTRDALMVGSKEQIIEKLLYQYELYGMQRFMAQIDFGGVPFDQIMKNIEIIGCDIIPAIKKYTAK, from the coding sequence ATGGAAAATTATCGTATCAATCAATCAGCAGGTTTAGAATTTGGACTTTATTCACTCGGAGATCATATTCCGAACCCCTTAACAGGTCATCGGATTTCAGCTCAGCAACGTATACAAGAACTAATTGAAATGAGCCAATTAGCGGAGCAAGCTGGCATCGATGTATTTGGCGTAGGGGAAAGTCATCAGTCGTATTTTACAACGCAGGCCCATACAGTCGTGTTAGGTGCCATTGCCCAAGCGACGACAAAAATAAAAATTGCTAGTTCTGCGACCGTGCTAAGTGTATCCGATCCAGTAAGAGTCTATGAGGATTTTGCCACAATTGATTTGATTTCTGATGGACGTGCGGAAATTGTAGCAGGTCGAGGGTCGCGCGTTGGAGCCTATCATTTACTAGGTGTCAATTTACAAGACTACGAAGAAATTTTTGAGGAAAAATTAGCACTGTTAAAAAAGCTCAATGAAGAAGAGCTTGTGTCATGGGAAGGGCAGTATAGAGCACCGCTTCATAATGCGCAAGTTTTACCACATCCGAAAAATGGCGCATTGCCTATTTGGCGCGCGGTTGGCGGTCCTCCTGCAAGTGCTATAAAAGCTGGCTATATGGGCATTCCAATGATGTTAACGACATTAGGTGGACCTGCCATTAACTTTAAACCTTCCGTGGATGCTTATCGTGAAGCAGCTGATCGAAGTGGTTTTGATGCAGAAAAGCTACCGATAGCAACAACAAGTTTATTTTACGTAGCAGATACATCAAAAGAAGCTTTGCAAAATATGTATCCTCATCTTAATGGAGGTTTCCAAGCAATTCGTGGTGGTGGCTATCCAAAACAACAATTTGCTGAAGCGATTGATACACGAGATGCCCTAATGGTCGGTAGTAAGGAACAAATTATTGAAAAATTGCTGTATCAATATGAACTGTATGGCATGCAACGTTTTATGGCACAAATTGATTTTGGAGGCGTACCTTTCGATCAAATAATGAAGAATATCGAAATCATTGGCTGTGACATCATACCAGCAATTAAAAAATATACAGCAAAGTAA
- a CDS encoding ring-cleaving dioxygenase — protein sequence MQKISGHHHISMLTKNGKKNNDFYTKILGLRRVKKTVNQDSPSMYHLFYGDLTGAAGTELTFFEMPVAGRTVRGTNAITRIGLLVPSYDSLLYWKKRFELLQVEHSDITTYAGKDALLFEDHEGLRMVLLNHNGQSIPAEWQAWDGSDIASEHRILGMGTVEMTVRYLQRTVNLLQELFDYTVVTEDDIEVRLQSIAGETFGEIVVKELEGPSEKPGRGSIHHLALRVATVEELQQWDAVIKARGLDSTGVVDRYYFQSLYFRDRNGILFEMATDGPGFTVDSAIEDLGRELDLPPFLEAKRTEIEAILEPLD from the coding sequence ATGCAAAAAATTAGCGGTCATCATCATATTTCAATGTTAACGAAAAATGGCAAAAAGAATAACGATTTTTACACAAAAATCCTCGGTTTACGTCGGGTGAAAAAAACTGTCAATCAAGATTCTCCTTCGATGTATCATTTATTTTATGGAGATCTTACAGGGGCAGCCGGAACAGAATTAACTTTTTTTGAAATGCCTGTAGCTGGGCGTACTGTCCGTGGAACGAATGCCATTACACGCATCGGCTTATTAGTGCCTAGCTATGATAGTTTACTATATTGGAAAAAACGGTTTGAGCTATTACAAGTGGAGCACAGTGATATTACAACATATGCAGGTAAAGATGCTTTGCTTTTTGAGGATCATGAAGGCTTGCGCATGGTGCTGTTAAATCATAATGGACAATCAATACCAGCCGAGTGGCAAGCGTGGGATGGGTCTGATATTGCATCAGAGCATCGTATTTTAGGGATGGGCACAGTGGAAATGACTGTTCGTTATTTACAGCGTACAGTAAATTTATTACAAGAGCTTTTTGACTATACCGTTGTTACGGAAGATGACATAGAAGTACGACTTCAGTCAATTGCTGGCGAAACGTTTGGTGAAATCGTCGTCAAGGAGTTGGAAGGACCAAGTGAAAAACCAGGTCGAGGAAGTATTCATCATCTTGCACTGCGCGTAGCTACAGTAGAAGAACTTCAACAATGGGATGCAGTAATTAAAGCGCGTGGTTTAGACAGCACAGGTGTAGTTGATCGTTATTACTTCCAGAGCCTTTATTTTAGAGATCGTAATGGCATTCTTTTTGAAATGGCAACAGATGGGCCTGGTTTTACGGTAGATTCTGCTATAGAGGATTTAGGAAGAGAACTTGATTTGCCACCATTTTTAGAAGCAAAGCGCACAGAAATTGAAGCGATTTTAGAACCACTCGATTAA
- a CDS encoding MarR family transcriptional regulator, with the protein MEKHTLGSLTWLRMMRFTNQSNQLSNEFLKRFNLTTAQFDVLIQIKTYAPLTQSQLAEKVTVTQGGMSRMLARLEKEGLIERKQNWKTKTISLTAKGMELIDAATPSQLHFQSSFFEEVLSEEEMKALYTLLSKLEKHSREKKLPEV; encoded by the coding sequence ATGGAAAAACATACACTCGGCTCACTTACATGGTTGCGAATGATGCGCTTTACAAATCAAAGTAATCAGCTATCGAATGAATTTTTAAAACGGTTTAACTTAACAACTGCACAGTTTGATGTGCTCATTCAAATCAAAACCTATGCACCGTTAACGCAATCACAACTAGCCGAAAAGGTTACTGTGACCCAAGGTGGTATGTCACGGATGCTTGCACGTCTTGAAAAAGAGGGGCTTATAGAGCGCAAGCAAAATTGGAAGACCAAAACGATATCGCTCACGGCAAAAGGGATGGAATTGATCGATGCTGCTACGCCAAGCCAACTTCACTTTCAATCCTCATTTTTTGAAGAGGTTTTATCAGAAGAAGAAATGAAAGCTTTATATACGTTGCTGTCAAAACTAGAAAAACATAGCCGAGAAAAAAAATTACCCGAGGTGTGA
- the cdaS gene encoding sporulation-specific diadenylate cyclase CdaS gives MKQSNCDAAPLKQTIKEELRQVITSLQQSLASMDSQEDCLLTDLEQIKGNFLTIEMQAATFYLNCYLSPFTEKYPELSICVQNMSKRRHGGLIVFERKDAVDHLIKPGIHIGAELTHSLLESIFFPGNPLHDGAVLVRSNRIVSAANVLPLSDIYTGDKKLGTRHRAAIGLSERSDALIMVISEETGRISFAFNGSLHPITSHGIL, from the coding sequence ATGAAGCAATCAAACTGTGACGCTGCTCCACTAAAGCAAACAATAAAAGAGGAGCTTAGACAAGTCATTACTTCTTTACAGCAAAGTTTAGCCTCAATGGATTCTCAAGAAGATTGTCTACTGACAGATTTAGAGCAAATAAAAGGCAACTTTTTAACGATTGAAATGCAAGCGGCAACGTTTTATTTAAATTGCTATTTGTCCCCGTTTACAGAAAAATACCCAGAACTATCAATTTGCGTACAAAATATGTCAAAAAGACGACACGGTGGATTAATTGTCTTTGAAAGAAAAGACGCCGTAGATCATCTGATTAAGCCGGGAATTCATATTGGTGCAGAACTTACGCATTCTTTATTAGAATCTATTTTTTTCCCAGGTAATCCTCTCCATGACGGTGCTGTGTTAGTTAGAAGCAACCGCATTGTTTCAGCGGCCAATGTGCTTCCACTGTCAGATATTTATACTGGTGATAAAAAACTCGGTACAAGACATCGAGCTGCAATTGGTTTAAGCGAGCGTAGTGATGCCCTTATTATGGTTATATCAGAAGAAACGGGAAGAATTTCATTTGCTTTTAACGGAAGCTTACATCCGATTACTTCACATGGAATATTATAA
- a CDS encoding HAMP domain-containing methyl-accepting chemotaxis protein → MGKSMKWKMMLEIMAIVVLIIGAFSVYIFQATYKSVKSNGEALASSIVMGMEGAIQSRAKAEEIMEREMIAESVMASYIIDKGATYEDLKEIAERGGIDEIWSTDDKGNTAVTSVAPYIDFNFGSDPNGQAAEYMQLLDGRATQIVQKAQIRDVDSEFFKFVGVNSWNPATPQIVQVARHGQQLLDLEASIGSEYYINELNKYLSKTVLFAAVVNEQGEPIVATTDKNLAKIGFTKEQFTSAKNTEFSGRYDGKRVTQYVKPLSNGTSLAIIVSNEVLSNILLGTIIASIIVVCVIFLITGFSINRQVSRILKVRNSLEDISKGEADLTKRIDVSSNDEIGQLVTSFNGMMDNFQHIMRDLKQDATQIKEATYIIHGNAHQTLDSAHNIQDESHQVAQASFGQLKNTEDSAQSMEELARSIQHISDSIAEISTISRNTEENANNGLHIMNRLQNQLEDVHQKTDLSVASMQELEKLSAMIGEFTNVITGISDQTNLLALNASIEAARAGEAGKGFAVVAEEVRKLAEESKVAADRISHVVMNVQKETTNIVSTIYTTADVLHAGHAIASEARQSFEGIHNDVQVLAEQVDLVSSSTEEIAASTEEVTATMEDVSLLAKQTSASVDAVAQKAQNQATSMNEMTAIIDMLNGTAEKLEQSAGKYKV, encoded by the coding sequence ATGGGGAAATCAATGAAATGGAAAATGATGCTGGAAATTATGGCCATCGTCGTGTTAATAATTGGCGCATTTTCTGTTTACATTTTTCAGGCGACCTATAAAAGCGTCAAGAGTAATGGTGAGGCACTCGCTAGCTCAATTGTTATGGGCATGGAAGGGGCTATTCAATCCAGAGCAAAAGCAGAAGAAATTATGGAAAGAGAAATGATTGCGGAATCTGTGATGGCTTCGTACATTATTGACAAAGGTGCTACATATGAAGATTTAAAAGAAATCGCTGAACGAGGCGGAATTGACGAAATTTGGAGTACCGATGATAAAGGGAATACGGCAGTGACATCGGTAGCGCCGTATATTGATTTTAATTTTGGGTCCGATCCAAATGGACAAGCTGCTGAATATATGCAGCTATTAGACGGTCGGGCTACACAAATTGTGCAAAAAGCACAGATTCGTGACGTGGATAGCGAATTTTTTAAATTTGTTGGTGTTAATAGTTGGAATCCTGCTACACCGCAAATTGTCCAAGTTGCAAGACACGGTCAACAACTGTTAGATTTAGAAGCTAGTATTGGCAGTGAATATTACATAAATGAACTAAACAAATATTTATCTAAAACGGTCCTTTTTGCAGCGGTTGTAAATGAACAAGGAGAGCCCATTGTTGCGACAACGGATAAAAATTTAGCTAAGATTGGCTTTACGAAAGAACAATTTACTTCGGCAAAAAATACTGAATTTTCTGGGCGTTATGATGGAAAACGTGTTACACAATATGTAAAGCCTTTATCAAATGGTACGTCTTTAGCGATTATTGTGTCGAATGAAGTGTTATCGAATATACTATTGGGGACAATTATTGCCTCCATAATCGTCGTGTGTGTTATATTCCTCATCACAGGCTTCTCTATTAATCGACAAGTTTCTCGCATTTTAAAAGTGCGTAATTCACTAGAGGATATTAGCAAAGGAGAGGCAGATTTAACGAAGCGGATTGATGTAAGTTCGAATGATGAGATTGGTCAATTGGTTACATCTTTTAATGGAATGATGGACAATTTCCAACACATTATGAGAGATTTAAAACAGGATGCTACGCAAATAAAAGAGGCCACTTACATTATTCATGGAAATGCCCATCAAACTTTGGATTCAGCGCACAATATTCAAGATGAATCGCACCAAGTTGCACAAGCTTCATTTGGGCAATTAAAAAATACAGAAGATAGCGCCCAATCTATGGAAGAATTAGCGCGTAGTATTCAGCATATTTCTGATTCGATTGCAGAAATTTCTACGATTTCTCGCAACACCGAAGAAAATGCCAATAATGGTTTGCACATTATGAATCGACTGCAAAATCAATTGGAAGATGTTCACCAAAAAACAGATCTTTCAGTTGCGAGTATGCAGGAATTAGAAAAACTATCCGCAATGATTGGTGAATTTACAAATGTTATAACAGGTATTTCTGATCAAACGAATTTGCTAGCACTAAATGCATCAATCGAGGCAGCTCGTGCAGGTGAGGCTGGTAAAGGCTTTGCCGTTGTTGCGGAGGAAGTGCGTAAATTAGCAGAAGAATCGAAAGTTGCTGCAGATCGCATTTCTCATGTCGTGATGAATGTCCAAAAAGAAACGACGAATATAGTATCTACTATCTATACAACCGCAGATGTTTTACATGCAGGTCACGCCATTGCAAGTGAGGCTCGACAATCCTTTGAAGGCATCCATAATGATGTGCAAGTGTTAGCTGAGCAAGTAGATTTAGTTTCCAGTTCAACAGAAGAAATTGCCGCAAGTACAGAAGAAGTAACCGCTACAATGGAAGATGTTTCATTATTAGCCAAGCAGACATCCGCTAGTGTAGATGCGGTTGCACAAAAAGCGCAAAATCAAGCGACGAGTATGAATGAGATGACAGCGATTATTGATATGCTAAATGGGACAGCAGAAAAACTAGAACAATCTGCTGGAAAGTATAAAGTATAA